In uncultured Campylobacter sp., the DNA window TCTGCGGCATTCGTCGCAGCGCCGATAATGGCGATAGGCGTTACGCAGACGCGTTTGTTTACGATCGGGATGCCAAGCTCTGCTGAAATTTCATTGCCGACCTTTACCAGATCGCGCGCCTTGTCGGTGATCTTGGCGTAAATTTTCTCCGCCGCCTTGTCAATATCAGGATCGATGCAGTCAAGCAGGCTGATGCCCATCGTGATCGTGCGGATGTCGAAATTTTGCTCCTCGATCATCGCGATCGTTTCGGTTACGTTTTTTATGTCCATTTGCGCGCCTTAGATGTTGTGCATGGCGTCGAAAATCGCCGAGCTTTGGATGTTGATCTTTACTTTTAGCTTTTCGCCTAGCTCGTTTAGCTCCCCCTTTAGAGCCGTGAAGTCCTGCTTTTCCTCGCTGGAAACCACCGCCATCATCGTAAAAAACTCGTCCAAAACCGTCTGGCTGATGTCGTCTATGTTTAGCCCAAGCTGCGCGAGCTTAGCCGAAACGCCCGCCACAATGCCAACTTTGTCCTTGCCGATCACCGTTACGATCGCTTTCATTCTTACTCCTTTTTAAAATTTAGTGCTTTTGAGCGTGGAAGCCTTTTAAAACGGTTAAGCTTTGCCGCCGTTTGAAATTATCAGCGCGAACACGATTGCGACCAAAGCGTAAAATATTACCGCGAGCCATATCGCCCATCTATTCACGCCACCGCCCTTTCTTAGGACTTCGTCGTCCTGTTTATCCAGCAATGAAACAAAACTATCGCAAACGTAATATTTTGCCATAGTCCCGCTACTGACGCTAATCGCCATTCCTATACTTCTATCATATTCATCCAAAAACGGAATAAAGCAAGAAATTACCACAACGGCAAATAGGGCTGCGGCAATTTTATACTCCTTGCGGTACAGAAAAAAGAACAGCGTACCGAAAAAGGCCCACCAACTCCACGTGCTTACGTAAGTTAGTTCGCGCTGCTTGCCCGCGGCGAAAAATTTCTCGCAGGCGCGTGCGTAAATTTCAACCTTACTAGGGGTCTGCAAGAAAATTTCCAGCTTCTGTCGAAGCAACTTGCCGTCAGATAAAATTTCTCTAGCGTAATCCGTCATCTCACTCTCCTTAGCGATAAATCCCCACGGCGGCGCGGACTTTTTGCATCAATGAAGCAGCCGTCGCAGCCGCCCTTTGCGCGCCCTGTCTTAGCATCTCGTCTAAAATTTCGCGGTGACTTTGATAGTATTCAAATTTATCTCGCGCGTCTTTGAAATAGCCCTGCACGAGCTCGTTTAGATACGCCTTAAAATGCCCGTGTCCCTCGCCTCCGCGCTCGTAGCGAGCCTGCAGCTCCGTCTGCTCCGCCTCGTTTAAAAACAGCTTCGCGATATTATAGACATTGCATCCGCGCCACTGCTTAGGCGCCTGCAGCGGCTCAGAGGTCGTTACGATACTTGAAATTTGCTTCTTTAGCGTCGCGGCATCTGCAAAAATATCGATCGTATTGCCGTAGCTCTTGCTCATCTTAGCACCGTCTGTGCCCGGCACGATCGCCACTTCATCATTTACGCGCGCTTGCGGAATAGTTAAAATTTCGCCGTGGGCGTTGTTAAATTTAAGCGCGATGTCGCGAGCGATCTCGACGTGCTGGATCTGATCCTTGCCCACGGGCACGACCTCTGCGCTGTATAGCAGGATGTCCGCCGCCATCAGCACGGGGTAGCTGAACAGATCGTGCTTGCTCTCAAAGCCCTTGGCGATCTTGTCTTTGTATGCGTGCGCTCGCTCGAGTAGCCCCATCGGCGTATATCCGCTTAAAATCCAGTAAAGCTCCAGCACCTCTTTCACGTCGCTTTGCACCCAAAATACCGTCTTCTTCGGATCGATCCCGAGAGACAAAAACGCCGCGGCGGCCTCGTAGGTTGAGCTTTTAAGCTTTGCGCCGTCGCTTACGGACGTGAGCGCATGGTAGTTTGCGATAAACATAAACATCTGCTCTCCCGCGTTTTGCGCATCCACCATCTGCTTGATGCTCGCGAAGTAGTTGCCCAAATGCAGCTTGCCGCTGGGCTGAAGACCCGTTAAAATTCTCATCGTTGCTCCTTTAAATCAAAATCAGATCGCCGTCTACGAAGCCCGCGGCAACGTGCTTGCTCTTAAAAATTTTTGCATCTGGCATCTGCTCTCGCAGCTCGCGCAAAGCCTGCACGAGCATTTTTAAAACCTGCCGCCACGAAAGTTCGCTTAAAAAATCAAGCTGCAAGCGCGAGCTTTGCGGATAAAACTCATCCTCATCCTCGCACGCCCAGTCGTCGTCGTCCGCGTCATAACTGCTCGATCCCGCCAGCTCAAGCGCGTAAGGCTCGTAAAGATCGAAGTGCCACGCGATCACCCGCTTTGGAATTTGCTCGTGCTCCAAGCCCTCTATGAGCTCGCGCAGCTTTTGCTTTAGCGCCTCTTTCTTTTCAAGCTTATCGCCTTTGCCCTCTTTGCCGTGCAGCTTGGAATTTTTGCCGCCGTCTGGGCACTTTTGTTTAGACATCTTTTTTTCCTTTTAAATTTAGCCCGTCGCAGGCGGAGCAAATTTCTTTTACAATCTTTTTTACGCTTTTATTTTCGACATCAATTACTATGTCGGCCTTTTTTTCATACGCCCCGTCTCTTTGGGCGTGCAGCGCCGCGGCCTTTTGCAGATCCGCTAACAGCGGGCGCTTGGCAAATTTTTTCTCCGCGTTCTCGCTGTTTTTTAAGCGATCAATAATCCCTTCAAAACTTGATTTCAGATACACGACGGTGCCGATTTTGTTTAAATTTTTCACGGCGTAAAAGCCACCGCCCGTGGAGATCACGGCGCAGCGAACGGACTTTTCTAAAAATTTTGCAAGGCCCTCTTCCATCTTTCTAAAGCTCTGCTCACCCTGCTCTTTAAAAATTTGCCTGATCTTTTTATTGGCGTAGCTTTCGATCATATCGTCGCAATCAAGCGCAAACATCCCGCTTTGCGCAGCCAGC includes these proteins:
- a CDS encoding ACT domain-containing protein gives rise to the protein MKAIVTVIGKDKVGIVAGVSAKLAQLGLNIDDISQTVLDEFFTMMAVVSSEEKQDFTALKGELNELGEKLKVKINIQSSAIFDAMHNI
- a CDS encoding DUF2628 domain-containing protein; amino-acid sequence: MTDYAREILSDGKLLRQKLEIFLQTPSKVEIYARACEKFFAAGKQRELTYVSTWSWWAFFGTLFFFLYRKEYKIAAALFAVVVISCFIPFLDEYDRSIGMAISVSSGTMAKYYVCDSFVSLLDKQDDEVLRKGGGVNRWAIWLAVIFYALVAIVFALIISNGGKA
- the trpS gene encoding tryptophan--tRNA ligase, which gives rise to MRILTGLQPSGKLHLGNYFASIKQMVDAQNAGEQMFMFIANYHALTSVSDGAKLKSSTYEAAAAFLSLGIDPKKTVFWVQSDVKEVLELYWILSGYTPMGLLERAHAYKDKIAKGFESKHDLFSYPVLMAADILLYSAEVVPVGKDQIQHVEIARDIALKFNNAHGEILTIPQARVNDEVAIVPGTDGAKMSKSYGNTIDIFADAATLKKQISSIVTTSEPLQAPKQWRGCNVYNIAKLFLNEAEQTELQARYERGGEGHGHFKAYLNELVQGYFKDARDKFEYYQSHREILDEMLRQGAQRAAATAASLMQKVRAAVGIYR
- a CDS encoding shikimate kinase codes for the protein MKSGNIVLIGFMGVGKGTVARALAAQSGMFALDCDDMIESYANKKIRQIFKEQGEQSFRKMEEGLAKFLEKSVRCAVISTGGGFYAVKNLNKIGTVVYLKSSFEGIIDRLKNSENAEKKFAKRPLLADLQKAAALHAQRDGAYEKKADIVIDVENKSVKKIVKEICSACDGLNLKGKKDV